In one Solanum lycopersicum chromosome 11, SLM_r2.1 genomic region, the following are encoded:
- the LOC101260496 gene encoding F-box protein At3g54460: MEGDYSIPDHKLCGFFLTAVEISSPPHSSELHSTLPLNSQCYIAGDGSNIHFVTDNDVELCPIGSHTEEDRNDVVPMKKRSRIGMVNGSISVVHQLHKLVMQKCLKIVARVLEVVERGHDEEVRAVVLVDVYLPLALWSGWQFPKSGPVAAALFRHISCDWDAWSSMLQSAKLGVEKDFSIWNLSDCHVLGCKLHCSASDPSKKKLFELHEIFKSLPSVEKRGNPDSLRVNPLDTSRSGIWVITDDILISILSSLCPADLLRVSATCRHLKFLAASIMPCLKLKLFAHQQAAVDWMLQRERSVELLKHPLYMDFVTEDGFAFYINAVSGQITTGHAPTIKDFHGGMFCDEPGLGKTITALSLILKTQGTLAEPPDGALVIWCMHNAHRRCGYYELSSEDTINSGVLSSNRATGHNGRRGQLSLEKLTPEKSLNSFSTSLGSMVVNSADHVAISEISSSTVTQSTPRRSTARCTSSYSQIKRDLMYEYEGTSSFPEERNSRKNSKKRKLASNNQRISSACEKSGYSHKLSRSSKRFHEPSAENYELKETWIQCDACHKWRRLADAGAADTISAWFCSMNTDPLYQSCSVAEVSWDHKQHITCLLGFRSKETPGGLEENISFFTGVLKDEYSIMDSEAKKAIIWLAKLSPQKLLEMETTGLVQPIVQTSIGVPHGHHKIFQAFGLVKRVAKGTTMWYYPRGLMNLVFDLDALRVALCKPLDSFRLYLSRATLVVVPSNLVDHWRGQIERHVRQGQLRVFVWTDQKRPSAHSLAWDYDVVITTFSRLSAEWGPKKRSVLMQVHWLRIMLDEGHTLGSSLTLTNKLQMAVSLRATNRWLLTGTPTPNTPSSQLSHLQPLLKFLHDETYGQNQKAWEAGILKPFEAEMEEGRSRLLQLLHRCMISARKKDLQNIPPCIKKVTLLNFTEEHARTYNELVETVRRNILMADWNDPSHVESLLNPKQWKFRSTTIRNVRLSCCVAGHIRVTEAGDDIQETMDILVEDGLDPSSEEYGLIKYHILFGGNCMRCKAWCRLPVITPCKHLLCLDCVSLDSEKCTISGCGNLYEMQSPETLARPENPNPKWPVPKDLIELQPSYKQDDWNPDWQSTSSSKVAYLVGRLKEIKEANRMIIISNEDKIVETSVSHVHTRINNFSMFSSQQYLVGPANDFCNINPQKVIIFSQFLEHIHVIEQQLAIAGISFASLYSPMPSISKVKALLTFQHDVDCMALLMDGSAALGLDLSFVTHVYLMEPIWDKSMEEQVISRAHRMGATRPILVETLAMSGTIEEQMMKFLQEADEGRRLLKEEYGKLGHDGARAPRTLHDFAESNYLTRLNFVRTSSKA, encoded by the exons ATGGAGGGTGATTATTCAATCCCAGACCACAAGCTATGTGGTTTCTTTCTTACAGCCGTTGAAATTTCGTCTCCGCCGCACTCCTCCGAGCTCCATAGCACCCTCCCTTTAAATTCACAGTGCTACATCGCCGGAGACGGTTCTAATATCCACTTTGTAACGGATAACGACGTTGAATTGTGTCCCATTGGTTCTCATACGGAAGAGGACCGGAATGATGTTGTTCCGATGAAGAAGCGGAGCAGAATTGGAATGGTGAATGGTAGTATAAGCGTGGTGCATCAGTTGCACAAACTTGTAATGCAAAAATGCTTGAAGATTGTTGCTAGGGTTCTCGAGGTTGTGGAGCGTGGCCATGATGAAGAAGTTAGGGCTGTTGTTCTTGTGGATGTGTACTTGCCTTTAGCTTTGTGGTCCGGTTGGCAGTTCCCCAAGTCTGGCCCTGTTGCTGCAGCACTTTTCCGGCATATCAG TTGTGACTGGGATGCTTGGAGTTCTATGCTTCAGTCTGCTAAACTTGGTGTTGAAAAGGATTTTAGTATTTGGAATCTGTCCGACTGTCATGTTCTAGGATGCAAACTGCATTGCAGTGCATCTGACCCTTCCAAGAAAAAGCTCTTTGAGctccatgaaatttttaagaGCTTACCTAGTGTAGAAAAGAGGGGAAATCCTGATTCTTTAAGAGTGAATCCCCTTGATACTAGTAGATCGGGTATCTGGGTGATAACAGATGACATTTTGATCAGTATTCTTTCTTCACTTTGTCCTGCTGATCTACTCAGGGTTTCTGCAACATGTCGACATTTAAAATTTCTTGCTGCATCAATCATGCCATGTTTGAAGCTGAAATTGTTTGCTCATCAGCAGGCTGCAGTTGACTGGATGTTACAGCGTGAGCGTAGTGTTGAATTACTTAAGCACCCACTGTACATGGATTTTGTCACTGAAGATGGATTTGCTTTTTATATAAATGCTGTTTCTGGTCAAATAACCACAGGGCATGCTCCTACTATCAAGGATTTCCATGGGGGAATGTTCTGTGATGAGCCTGGCTTAGGTAAAACTATTACTGCTCTTTCTCTCATTTTGAAGACTCAGGGAACACTGGCAGAGCCACCAGATGGTGCACTAGTCATCTGGTGTATGCATAATGCTCATCGGAGGTGTGGTTATTATGAGCTTAGTAGTGAAGATACAATCAATTCTGGTGTTTTATCATCTAATAGAGCTACTGGACACAATGGCCGAAGAGGACAATTATCTTTAGAGAAATTAACCCCAGAGAAAAGCTTGAACAGCTTCTCCACATCACTTGGATCCATGGTTGTTAATTCAGCTGATCATGTAGCAATTTCAGAAATCAGTTCATCTACAGTCACACAGTCTACTCCAAGAAGGTCTACTGCGAGGTGTACTAGTAGCTATAGCCAGATAAAAAGAgatcttatgtatgaatatgaaggAACATCTTCTTTTCCTGAAGAGAGAAATTCTaggaaaaactcaaaaaaaagaaagcttGCTTCCAACAACCAGCGAATAAGCTCAGCATGTGAGAAATCTGGTTATTCACATAAATTATCTCGTAGTAGTAAGAGGTTTCATGAGCCTTCTGCAGAGAACTATGAGCTCAAGGAAACTTGGATCCAGTGTGATGCTTGTCACAAATGGCGGAGGCTTGCAGATGCCGGTGCAGCAGATACTATATCCGCATGGTTCTGCAGTATGAATACTGATCCATTATATCAGAGTTGTAGTGTTGCAGAAGTCTCTTGGGATCATAAGCAACATATCACTTGCCTTCTAGGATTTCGTAGTAAAGAAACTCCTGGGGGACTGGaagaaaatatatcattttttaccGGTGTGCTGAAGGATGAATATTCAATTATGGATTCAGAAGCAAAGAAGGCTATAATTTGGTTAGCTAAGCTGTCACCACAGAAGCTGTTAGAGATGGAAACAACTGGGTTGGTGCAACCTATTGTACAGACTTCCATAGGAGTTCCCCATGGtcatcataaaatatttcaagcCTTTGGTCTTGTCAAGAGGGTTGCAAAGGGTACAACTATGTGGTACTATCCTAGAGGTCTTATGAACCTGGTCTTTGATTTGGATGCCCTAAGAGTAGCTCTGTGTAAACCTCTGGATTCATTTAGATTGTATTTGTCTCGGGCTACTTTAGTTGTCGTCCCTTCAAATCTAGTTGATCATTGGAGAGGTCAGATTGAGAGGCATGTAAGACAAGGGCAGTTGAGGGTTTTTGTCTGGACTGATCAGAAACGGCCCTCTGCACATAGTCTTGCTTGGGATTATGACGTGGTTATAACTACATTCAGTCGCCTAAGTGCTGAGTGGGGCCCAAAAAAGAGAAGTGTCCTGATGCAAGTTCATTGGCTGAGAATTATGTTAGATGAAGGTCATACCCTTGGTTCAAGTTTAACTTTGACCAACAAACTGCAAATGGCTGTTTCTTTGCGTGCTACCAATCGCTGGTTATTAACTGGAACACCAACTCCAAACACCCCCAGTAGCCAGCTTTCTCATCTGCAACCCTTGCTTAAGTTTCTCCATGATGAAACTTATGGACAGAATCAGAAAGCCTGGGAAGCTGGTATTCTCAAGCCATTCGAAGCAGAGATGGAAGAGGGTCGGTCACGTTTGCTACAGTTACTTCACAGGTGCATGATCAGTGCCAGGAAAAAAGATTTGCAGAATATTCCTCCTTGCATCAAGAAAGTAACACTCTTAAATTTTACTGAAGAACATGCAAGAACTTATAATGAATTGGTAGAAACCGTGCGGAGAAACATACTAATGGCAGACTGGAATGATCCTTCTCATGTTGAGAGTTTACTGAACCCTAAACAATGGAAATTCCGAAGTACAACCATCAGAAATGTAAGACTTTCGTGCTGTGTAGCAGGACATATCAGAGTAACAGAGGCAGGTGATGATATTCAAGAAACTATGGATATCTTAGTTGAGGATGGTCTGGATCCCTCTTCAGAGGAGTATGGTCTGATAAAATATCACATTTTATTTGGTGGAAACTGCATGAG gTGTAAAGCATGGTGCCGTCTACCAGTGATTACACCTTGTAAACATCTATTATGCCTTGACTGTGTTTCTTTAGATAGCGAGAAGTGTACAATTTCTGGCTGTGGTAACTTGTATGAGATGCAAAGTCCTGAAACACTGGCCCGTCCTgaaaatccaaatccaaagtgGCCCGTTCCAAAGGATCTGATTGAGTTGCAACCATCTTATAAACAG GATGACTGGAATCCCGATTGGCAATCAACATCTAGCAGTAAAGTTGCTTATCTTGTTGGTAGATTAAAGGAAATAAAGGAAGCTAATAGGATGATTATTATCTCTAACGAGGACAAAATTGTTGAGACTAGTGTATCTCATGTCCATACTAGGATAAACAATTTCAGCATGTTTTCATCGCAGCAGTATTTGGTTGGGCCAGCAAATGATTTCTGCAATATAAATCCACAGAAAGTTATCATATTTTCTCAGTTTCTGGAGCACATACATGTAATTGAACAGCAG TTAGCAATTGCTGGTATCAGTTTTGCCAGTTTGTATAGTCCAATGCCTTCCATTAGCAAG GTGAAAGCACTGTTAACATTTCAGCATGATGTTGACTGCATGGCTCTTTTAATGGACGGAAGTGCAGCTTTAGGTCTTGATCTGAGCTTTGTGACACATGTTTATTTAATGGAGCCAATTTGGGACAAAAG TATGGAGGAACAGGTGATCAGTCGTGCTCATCGGATGGGTGCTACACGTCCTATTCTCGTGGAAACACTGGCGATGAGTGGCACAATTGAGGAGCAAATGATGAAGTTCTTACAG GAGGCTGATGAAGGTAGGAGGTTGTTGAAGGAAGAATATGGTAAACTGGGTCATGATGGAGCACGAGCACCACGCACATTACATGATTTCGCTGAAAGCAATTATCTCACTCGCCTTAACTTTGTTCGGACTAGTTCCAAGGCATGA
- the LOC101260783 gene encoding protein SENSITIVITY TO RED LIGHT REDUCED 1 → MMLTGDIPPNQTIYIKNLNEKVKKEVSFSSSYRGMASSAKTPGLDKPNPAEDWTVVLPRRGKQKRIFHKVIIHERQKQEQVWTPADIETNPERESKLMQKIQTCMRKLESSSFWLTFLDQLETPEIFDRFLKAVGSEGKMQMVIYGIGSIESYEPPRLQLSLAILMKRMFSWIGEVEVFDPVISLAESRVLTALGCSVLTVNEQGRRQALRPTMFFMPHCDAELYENLLEANWRHDLLGNMILFGNSFEAYEQHVSECKNLRLADSRKHIIAIRQFVNELPIDSRKQIVAFRQFVKERSIDPFSDDQFRAFHGSSWHFFDIDPHSDLCDAKP, encoded by the exons ATGATGCTTACGGGAGACATACCACCGAATCAAACTATTTACATTAAGAACTTAAACGAGAAGGTCAAGAAAgaag TGTCTTTCTCAAGTAGCTATAGAGGAATGGCTTCATCGGCAAAGACACCAGGTCTTGACAAGCCTAACCCAGCTGAAGATTGGACTGTTGTATTGCCTCGTCGTGGAAAACAGAAAAGAATTTTTCATAAAGTTATCATTCACGAACGGCAAAAACAAGAACAAGTGTGGACTCCAGCAGATATTGAGACCAATCCTGAGAGAGAATCTAAATTGATGCAAAAAATACAAACCTGCATGAGGAAACTCGAGAGCTCTTCCTTCTGGTTGACATTTTTGGATCAGTTAGAAACCCCTGAAATATTTGATAGGTTTCTAAAAGCTGTGGGCTCAGAAGGAAAGATGCAGATGGTAATATATGGAATTGGTAGCATAGAATCATATGAGCCTCCTAGATTACAGCTTAGTCTTGCAATCTTAATGAAAAGAATGTTTAGTTGGATTGGGGAGGTAGAGGTATTTGATCCAGTGATCTCTCTGGCAGAATCTAGGGTGCTGACAGCTCTCGGTTGTTCTGTCCTAACAGTCAATGAACAGGGTAGACGGCAAGCTTTAAGACCTACGATGTTCTTCATGCCACATTGTGATGCTGAACTATATGAGAATCTTCTAGAGGCAAATTGGAGGCATGATCTATTGGGTAATATGATACTGTTTGGAAATAGTTTTGAGGCGTATGAGCAACACGTGTCAGAGTGCAAAAACCTTAGACTTGCTGATTCTAGGAAGCATATCATAGCAATCAGGCAGTTTGTAAATGAGCTTCCCATTGATTCTAGGAAGCAGATTGTAGCATTCAGGCAGTTTGTAAAAGAGCGTTCCATTGATCCCTTTTCAGACGATCAATTTCGTGCCTTCCATGGTTCAAGTTGGCATTTTTTCGACATTGATCCTCATTCAGATTTATGTGATGCTAAACCATGA
- the LOC101261281 gene encoding uncharacterized protein At5g39865-like encodes MDHHRDNEFEYQEIEKTKTSSKFNRSRTIHSPRNSIEFPEKPLYLYPSPHSIERNGSIKKLHCSPLGSMVGKVKKLYSIFDSRKENPRSSIPKPQSKHSSKPLLLAGTEDRVVIYFTSIRGIRRTFEDCYTVKMILGSYRVKVDERDVSMHMAYRKELQNVVGEKNNHTLPQVFIKGKYIGGAELIKQLNEIGELPKLLRGIPLRPIGYICEGCGDVRFVPCSNCDGSRKFFDEDEGQVRRCLICNENGLIRCTLCST; translated from the coding sequence atggaTCATCACAGGGACAATGAATTTGAATATCAAGAAATCGAGAAAACAAAGACATCATCAAAATTCAATAGATCAAGGACTATACACAGCCCGAGAAACTCGATTGAATTCCCCGAAAAGCCCTTGTATCTCTACCCTTCTCCTCATTCCATCGAACGTAATGGCTCCATTAAAAAGCTTCATTGCTCACCTTTAGGATCCATGGTTGGAAAAGTGAAAAAGCTGTATTCAATTTTCGATTCTCGTAAAGAAAATCCTCGATCCTCGATTCCAAAACCTCAAAGCAAGCATTCTTCAAAGCCTCTGTTATTGGCTGGAACAGAGGATCGTGTGGTAATTTACTTCACGAGTATCCGTGGAATTCGAAGGACCTTCGAGGATTGTTACACAGTGAAGATGATATTAGGAAGCTATCGTGTTAAAGTGGATGAAAGAGACGTGTCAATGCACATGGCGTATAGGAAGGAATTGCAAAATGTTGTAGGTGAGAAGAACAACCATACATTGCCACAGGTTTTTATTAAAGGGAAATACATTGGAGGTGCTGAATTGATCAAGCAATTGAACGAAATCGGCGAATTGCCAAAGTTGTTAAGAGGGATTCCTTTAAGGCCAATTGGTTATATCTGTGAAGGTTGTGGGGATGTACGATTCGTGCCTTGCTCGAATTGCGATGGCAGCAGGAAATTTTTCGATGAAGATGAAGGACAAGTTAGGAGGTGTCTTATTTGTAATGAGAATGGATTGATTCGATGCACACTTTGTTCTACATGA
- the LOC101261563 gene encoding RING-H2 finger protein ATL78-like, translating to MDYSRRLLRGATMSPPPAAGISHDTPLGHRVNTIDANVIMVLAVLVCALICSLVLNSIIKCAFKCSSLILADPSSNHTSNNNSSSTKLVNRGIKKKALKTFPVITYSTTEPKHPGLDSECVICLSEFGVGDKIKVLPKCNHGFHVRCIDKWLNSHSSCPTCRHSLIDTCEKIVNGGNSSTTNNNIREAAVQQVIVRIEPLQREGVISN from the coding sequence atggactattcAAGGAGATTACTCCGGGGAGCCACCATGTCGCCGCCACCAGCAGCCGGAATCAGCCACGATACACCACTTGGTCATAGAGTCAACACAATTGATGCAAATGTTATTATGGTTTTGGCTGTACTTGTATGTGCCTTAATTTGTTCACTTGTGTTGAATTCCATCATAAAATGTGCATTTAAGTGCTCTAGCTTAATATTGGCTGATCCATCATCAAATCATACAAGTAACAACAACTCTTCTTCCACAAAATTAGTCAATAGAGGGATCAAGAAAAAAGCGCTCAAGACATTTCCAGTTATAACATATAGTACTACTGAACCGAAACATCCGGGGCTCGACTCTGAATGTGTCATTTGCTTATCAGAGTTTGGAGTTGGAGACAAAATCAAAGTGCTACCTAAGTGCAACCATGGATTCCATGTTCGATGTATTGATAAATGGCTCAATTCACACTCTTCTTGCCCTACTTGTAGGCACTCCCTCATTGACACTTGCGAAAAAATTGTTAATGGTGGCAATTCttctactactaataataatattagagaGGCAGCAGTACAACAAGTTATAGTAAGGATTGAACCTCTCCAACGTGAAGGTGTGATATCCAATTAA